A genomic region of Melanotaenia boesemani isolate fMelBoe1 chromosome 21, fMelBoe1.pri, whole genome shotgun sequence contains the following coding sequences:
- the twnk gene encoding twinkle protein, mitochondrial, protein MWRGLLLKGTTCVLQVATPRIFHQKLFSSLQLRLFTQSLLHRPAEATCASRLKGAGSLLVHERIRGYKKDAKSTVEFPLSPITVTDIKQYLRSKDISFHDGYSCLHIPSIFIDSTTRKDSFSLFIDKTTGQFLCKDTQVEGSWEDLQDCVEVMQKEGQDFLSPHVLLGYPESVEEQEELERELREVQGIWASAVPFTDLPEEEAQLIKTMFQISKISNATFKKFGVRLFKPTKSLVFPWFGGPDSSLKGIKLLSAQRTDDDSVTYNEATVPKCSSYYNLFGLPLVSRLDSEVVITGHELDTLAVSQATGLPSVALPRGVSCLPPVLLPYLEQFKRVTLWLGGDIRSWEASKIFSRKLGLRRCALVRPGEYQPCPSEALARGKNLSRIIKASIPAAHKSIVSFKQLREDVYGELVNTDQVAGVKWMRFPDLNRILKGHRKGELTVFTGPTGSGKTTFISELALDLCMQGVNTLWGSFEINNVRLAKIMLTQFAMQRLEENLEQYDFWADKFEELPLYFMTFHGQQNIKTVLDTMQHAVYLYDINHVVIDNLQFMMGQENLSVDKFAVQDHIIGVFRKFATNSSCHVTLIIHPRKEEDDRELQTASIFGSAKASQEADNVLILQEKKVVSCPGRRSLQITKNRFDGDVGIFPLEFIKSSLTFSSALKGKLKLKKVPAKSENEEEDKENTVALNKEGKKEKAEKVGKTKTPRNVKSPVTGSETSQK, encoded by the exons ATGTGGAGAGGCTTGCTGCTGAAGGGCACCACCTGTGTCTTGCAGGTGGCAACCCCAAGGATTTTCCACCAAAAGCTCTTTTCATCCTTACAACTGAGACTCTTCACTCAAAGTCTCCTTCACAGGCCTGCTGAGGCTACATGTGCTTCTAGACTTAAGGGTGCAGGCTCCTTGCTGGTACACGAGAGAATCAGGGGGTATAAAAAGGATGCCAAGTCTACTGTAGAGTTCCCCCTGAGTCCCATCACAGTCACAGACATCAAACAGTACCTCCGCTCCAAAGATATATCATTCCACGATGGCTACAGCTGCCTACACATCCCAAGCATATTCATCGATTCCACTACAAGGAAggacagtttttctttgttcatcGACAAAACCACTGGACAGTTTCTGTGTAAAGACACACAGGTGGAAGGGAGCTGGGAGGACCTTCAAGACTGTGTGGAGGTGATGCAAAAGGAAGGGCAGGACTTCCTCAGTCCTCATGTGCTGCTGGGGTATCCTGAAAGtgtggaggagcaggaggagttGGAGAGGGAGCTGAGGGAGGTGCAGGGAATCTGGGCAAGTGCTGTTCCCTTCACTGATCTTCCCGAAGAAGAGGCTCAGCTGATTAAAACCATGTTCCAG ATTTCAAAGATCTCTAATGCAACCTTTAAGAAGTTTGGCGTAAGGCTCTTCAAACCCACCAAGAGTCTGGTTTTCCCTTGGTTTGGCGGACCTGACTCCTCTTTAAAGGGGATTAAGCTCCTCTCTGCTCAGAGGACAGACGACGACTCCGTCACCTATAATGAAGCAACAGTCCCAAAATGTAGCTCCTATTACAACTTGTTTGGCCTCCCTCTTGTAAGCCGCTTAGACTCTGAGGTGGTGATAACTGGTCACGAGTTGGATACTCTGGCCGTAAGCCAGGCCACAGGACTCCCCAGTGTTGCTCTTCCTCGTGGGGTCAGCTGCCTCCCTCCGGTCCTGCTGCCTTACCTGGAGCAGTTCAAGCGTGTGACGCTTTGGCTCGGAGGAGACATTCGCTCCTGGGAGGCGTCAAAGATCTTTTCGCGTAAGCTGGGACTAAGGAGGTGTGCTCTGGTGCGGCCTGGGGAGTACCAGCCATGCCCATCGGAGGCGCTGGCCCGAGGCAAGAATTTAAGCCGCATCATCAAAGCCTCCATCCCAGCAGCACACAAGTCCATTGTTTCCTTCAAGCAGCTCAGAGAGGATGTGTACGGCGAGCTGGTCAACACAGACCAGGTGGCCGGAGTCAAGTGGATGAGGTTTCCAGACCTCAACAGGATCTTGAAGGGACACAGAAAAGGAGAGCTCACGGTTTTCACAG GTCCTACCGGAAGTGGGAAGACCACCTTCATCAGCGAGTTGGCCCTGGACCTTTGCATGCAGGGCGTCAACACATTATGGGGCAGTTTTGAGATCAACAACGTGCGTCTGGCTAAGATCATGCTGACACAGTTTGCCATGCAGAGGCTGGAGGAGAATCTGGAGCAGTACGATTTTTGGGCTGACAAGTTTGAAGAGCTGCCACTTTACTTCATGACTTTCCACGGACAGCAGAACATCAA GACAGTACTGGATACTATGCAGCATGCTGTCTACCTCTACGATATCAACCATGTCGTCATTGATAACCTGCAGTTCATGATGGGACAAGAAAACCTCTCAGTAGACAA GTTTGCCGTCCAGGACCACATAATTGGGGTTTTCAGGAAGTTTGCCACCAACAGCAGCTGCCATGTCACTCTGATCATTCACCCGAGAAAAGAGGAGGATGACCGAGAACTGCAAACAGCATCTATTTTTGGTTCTGCTAAA gccagccaagaggcCGACAACGTCCTCATTCTGCAGGAGAAGAAGGTGGTGTCATGTCCAGGTCGAAGATCCCTGCAGATCACCAAAAACCGCTTCGATGGAGACGTGGGCATCTTTCCTCTGGAATTCATCAAGTCCTCGCTCACCTTTTCATCTGCTCTCAAAGGCAAACTCAAGCTGAAGAAGGTTCCTGCCAAATCAGAAAACGAAGAGGAGGACAAGGAGAACACTGTGGCATTGAATAAAgaaggtaaaaaagaaaaggcagagaAAGTAGGAAAGACAAAGACACCACGAAATGTAAAGAGTCCTGTGACAGGAAGTGAAACTAGCCAGAAGTAA
- the mrpl43 gene encoding 39S ribosomal protein L43, mitochondrial — MTSRGTPSRFLRSVLQNGVGRYVCQLKRVSIIFSKKGQSSLGVRDFIEEGVMDYAKSNPGTVVYVSPQSCGLPKIVAEYLNGHVREECIKTKTAPQISEILTKLTNQSGQDIIRIRKPYHTDNPSIQGQWHPFTNRPLSIGPIKPQRRNPD, encoded by the exons ATGACGTCCAGAGGGACGCCGAGTCGCTTCCTAAGAAGCGTTCTACAGAACGGCGTCGGTCGATACGTCTGTCAGCTGAAACGAGTCTCCATCATCTTCTCCAAGAAGGGACAGAGCTCACTGGGAGTTAG ggACTTTATTGAAGAGGGAGTTATGGATTATGCTAAAAGTAACCCTGGAACTGTTGTGTATGTGTCTCCTCAGTCCTGCGGCCTCCCTAAAATAGTGGCAGAATACT TAAATGGCCATGTAAGGGAGGAATGTATCAAAACCAAAACAGCGCCACAGATTTCTGAGATTCTCACCAAGCTCACCAACCAGTCGGGCCAGGACATCATCCGCATCCGCAAGCCCTACCACACTGATAATCCCAGTATCCAGGGCCAGTGGCACCCCTTCACCAATCGGCCCCTGTCCATTGGCCCCATCAAACCACAGAGACGCAATCCAGACTAA